A single Saccharomyces paradoxus chromosome II, complete sequence DNA region contains:
- the ATG14 gene encoding Atg14p (Autophagy-specific subunit of phosphatidylinositol 3-kinase complex I~similar to YBR128C): MHCPICHHRAHVVYCAHCINTSPSLLLKLKLDLIFLKDENKVLNGKVERILNEAMNYDQLDVKALEKRKDPLTNSLMKLDVLRMKKNNNLIKHRIEQLNERIYSKRDDISKLKVEIDNYKRYKVEAGTDKLREQVEINDAKNKLTQVSKICESARDYKLNLLNNWFVIQKLQDNFQIPFSIAFQPLISLKNFRVLPLAITNDSINIMWKYVTFFSDILMIKLPYTNNSNGQPMFEFSDGIQSVVQRLIKLIINILQICRHLKLVPSTPMDIPWLLDQYDVDGLFYNMVKRNKMKCRSVSLYWTFGMLYSMVLDNMNNPRRGHPARRTAPPPALTGPHDRWYVVG; this comes from the coding sequence ATGCATTGCCCAATATGTCACCATAGAGCACATGTAGTATACTGTGCGCATTGTATTAATACGAGCCCAAGCCTGCTactgaaattgaaactggatttaattttcttaaaGGATGAGAATAAGGTACTTAATGGGAAGGTCGAACGAATACTAAACGAGGCCATGAACTATGATCAGTTGGATGTCAAAGCATTggagaaaaggaaagacCCCTTGACGAATAGTCTCATGAAGTTAGATGTTTTAcgaatgaaaaagaataacaaCCTTATTAAGCACAGGATAGAGCAGCTAAATGAGCGGATTTATAGTAAAAGAGATGATATTAGCAAATTAAAGGTTGAAATAGACAATTATAAACGCTATAAGGTGGAGGCTGGTACGGACAAATTAAGAGAGCAAGTGGAGATTAATGATGCAAAGAACAAGCTAACACAAGTATCCAAGATTTGTGAATCGGCTAGAGATTACAAGCTCAATCTGTTAAATAACTGGTTTGTGATCCAGAAACTGCAAGATAATTTCCAAATACCGTTCTCTATTGCCTTTCAACCGCTAATATCGTTGAAAAACTTCCGTGTTTTACCTCTTGCTATAACAAATGATTCCATTAATATCATGTGGAAGTATGTTACCTTCTTCTCCGATATTCTTATGATTAAACTGCCCTATACCAACAACAGCAATGGACAACCCATGTTTGAATTTTCCGATGGCATACAGTCAGTAGTACAAAGATTGATCAAGCTTATCataaatattttacaaATATGTAGACATTTGAAACTCGTACCCTCGACACCCATGGACATTCCGTGGCTACTGGACCAGTACGATGTGGATGGGCTGTTCTATAATATGGTGAAACGGAACAAGATGAAGTGCCGGTCCGTCTCGCTGTACTGGACTTTTGGGATGTTGTACTCTATGGTTTTGGATAACATGAATAACCCGAGAAGAGGTCATCCTGCGAGACGGACCGCACCACCTCCGGCACTCACAGGACCTCATG
- the OPY1 gene encoding Opy1p (similar to YBR129C) — protein MIAGATAPSSQHEILIASNLVKKPSTSQNKTPTAQSGSGNNGAADGMPQGYHQHQHHHHRHLWWPRTTDHQYWCVLRKNQFAYYKTQDEREAISVIPRFDILNFKISELDGILTVYTPSKDLIFKFPRGQNEKVGMELMHNWKIALEKFLSSPSGNESVITGSDYDEEEDEDDLIVVDEKAGPSSSKHSCNLTMDEQLSREDKEFYRMFDPRNAEHQVCSGILYTKVKKKKLFNRAKWQKFNVELTNTSFNLYSFKTGKLKKSIKLDKIIDCIELDNNAKMTNDDTNFALITFDERLSFKAANDQDMVDWIINFKSGILIRKKIKS, from the coding sequence ATGATAGCAGGCGCGACTGCACCGTCAAGCCAGCATGAAATTTTGATCGCATCGAATCTCGTCAAAAAGCCATCAACATCTCAAAATAAAACGCCGACAGCACAATCTGGTTCAGGTAACAATGGAGCTGCTGATGGTATGCCGCAGGGTTACCATCAGCATCAGCATCACCACCATCGTCATTTGTGGTGGCCTCGCACAACAGATCATCAATATTGGTGCGTCTTGAGGAAAAATCAGTTTGCTTATTACAAAACCCAAGATGAAAGAGAGGCGATAAGTGTCATACCGAGATTTGACATACTTAATTTCAAGATAAGCGAGCTCGATGGAATATTAACAGTTTACACTCCATCCAAGGACctaatattcaaatttccGCGGGGGCAAAATGAGAAGGTCGGCATGGAACTAATGCacaattggaaaattgcCCTTGAGAAATTCCTTTCTAGTCCCAGTGGCAATGAAAGTGTCATTACAGGTAGCGattatgatgaagaagaggatgaagatgacttAATTGTAGTCGACGAAAAGGCGGGTCCTTCTAGCAGTAAACATTCTTGTAATTTGACGATGGATGAGCAACTGTCTCGTGAAGACAAAGAGTTTTATAGGATGTTCGATCCTAGGAACGCGGAGCACCAGGTTTGTTCAGGGATTCTTTACACTAAagttaaaaagaaaaaattgttcaataGGGCCAAATGGCAAAAGTTCAATGTGGAATTGACCAATACTTCGTTCAATTTATACTCTTTCAAGACCGGCaagttaaagaaaagcatTAAACTCGATAAAATCATCGATTGTATTGAACTTGATAATAATGCGAAGATGACGAATGATGACACAAATTTTGCGCTAATTACATTTGACGAAAGGTTATCCTTTAAAGCCGCTAACGATCAAGATATGGTGGATTGGATAATAAATTTCAAGAGCGGCATCctaataagaaaaaaaattaaaagttga